One genomic region from Anabaena sp. PCC 7108 encodes:
- a CDS encoding ISAs1 family transposase, whose amino-acid sequence MNPKEFEQCFRNWVQSLVEKLGVEVVAIDGKTHRGSYDRESKLKALHTVSAWACENRLILGQTKVSCKSNEITAIPALLETLDLSGCIITIDAMGTQKSIAEQIIAENADYIFSLKDNHPTLHQQVKNWFETAQSLDFKGVDVSISQRVEKGHHRIENRTVYTVPILELPALYEQNQWAGLTTVVMVVRKIQHWNKTTHEVQFYITSLKSDANKIGSAIRQHWGIENSVHWTLDVTFHEDESRIRSMHSPQNFALLRRIALNALDREPTFRRSIRQKSRRAAMNDQYMVSVLAASIANYSPLL is encoded by the coding sequence ATAAACCCCAAAGAATTTGAGCAATGTTTTCGGAACTGGGTGCAATCATTAGTGGAGAAATTGGGTGTAGAAGTAGTTGCTATAGATGGTAAAACTCATCGAGGGTCATATGACCGAGAATCGAAACTAAAAGCCTTGCATACAGTGAGTGCATGGGCTTGTGAAAATAGGTTGATTCTAGGGCAAACAAAGGTCAGTTGTAAATCAAATGAAATCACCGCCATTCCAGCACTGTTGGAGACTCTGGACTTATCTGGCTGTATTATCACTATTGATGCAATGGGTACGCAAAAATCAATTGCCGAACAAATTATAGCTGAAAATGCTGATTATATTTTCAGCCTAAAAGATAATCATCCTACACTACATCAACAAGTAAAAAATTGGTTTGAAACAGCACAATCACTAGACTTTAAAGGTGTTGATGTCAGTATTAGTCAACGTGTAGAAAAAGGACATCATCGCATCGAAAATCGCACAGTTTATACTGTTCCAATTTTAGAATTACCAGCTCTTTATGAACAAAACCAATGGGCAGGATTGACAACAGTAGTCATGGTAGTTCGTAAGATTCAGCATTGGAATAAAACTACCCATGAGGTGCAATTTTATATCACTAGTCTCAAGAGTGATGCTAACAAAATTGGTAGTGCAATTCGACAACATTGGGGGATTGAAAACTCCGTTCATTGGACATTAGATGTCACTTTCCATGAAGATGAATCTCGAATCCGTTCTATGCACAGTCCACAAAACTTTGCTTTATTACGTCGCATTGCCCTCAATGCCTTAGACCGAGAACCTACTTTTCGTCGTAGTATTCGACAAAAGTCAAGGCGAGCTGCGATGAATGATCAATACATGGTTTCTGTGTTAGCAGCATCCATAGCAAACTATTCTCCTCTGCTCTAA
- a CDS encoding DUF4351 domain-containing protein gives MDNLPLLPLAPLTRTNSPQGLLSQIANNVAKIADRETKQDIAAYTEILAGLRFEKDFIRQLLSEDLMQESVIYQDILQKGEQKGEVKFCLRLLNQRFGKLDSEIVERVKFLPVEQLENLGAALFNISEVADLVTWLNQEEHR, from the coding sequence TTGGATAATCTGCCATTATTACCATTAGCGCCATTAACTCGGACAAATTCACCCCAAGGTTTATTATCCCAAATTGCCAATAATGTTGCTAAAATTGCAGATAGGGAGACTAAACAGGATATTGCAGCTTACACAGAGATTTTAGCAGGTTTGCGGTTTGAAAAAGATTTTATTCGTCAATTGTTAAGTGAGGATCTTATGCAAGAATCAGTAATTTATCAGGACATTTTGCAGAAGGGAGAACAAAAAGGAGAAGTTAAATTTTGTCTACGTTTACTTAATCAAAGGTTTGGAAAACTTGATTCCGAAATAGTAGAAAGAGTTAAATTCCTACCTGTGGAACAGCTAGAAAATTTAGGTGCGGCGTTGTTTAATATTTCTGAAGTTGCTGATTTAGTAACTTGGTTAAATCAAGAAGAACATCGCTAA
- a CDS encoding cob(I)yrinic acid a,c-diamide adenosyltransferase, translated as MTRNGIGIRTAQVRSERLIGQIHVYDGIGKGKSQAALGVVLRSIGLGINTPSDSNRVLLLRFLKGPERDYDEDGAIAALQRGFPHLIDQVRTGRAEFFGHDEITPFDREEALRGWDVAKGAIASGLYSVVVLDEINPVLDLGLLPVDEVVKTLKSKPQELEIIATGRATPQQLLDIADLHSEMKPHHHPTAAALFIEGIEIYTGAGKGKSTSALGKALQAIGRGINHPGSTRVLIMQWLKGGSGYTEDAAIAALQQSYPEVVDHLRCGRDAIVWRNSRQELDYVEAERGWEIAKTAIASGIYKTIILDELNPTVDLELLPVDPIVQALLRKPRDTEVIITGRCQNQPAYFDLASIHSEVYCHKHYANQGVELKRGVDF; from the coding sequence ATGACAAGAAATGGCATTGGTATTCGCACAGCGCAAGTGCGTTCTGAACGGCTCATTGGCCAAATTCACGTCTATGATGGTATTGGCAAAGGTAAGTCCCAAGCGGCTTTAGGGGTGGTTTTGCGCTCGATTGGTTTGGGAATAAATACACCGAGTGATTCTAATCGCGTTCTACTGCTGCGGTTTCTCAAAGGACCAGAACGTGATTATGATGAGGATGGAGCGATCGCAGCTTTACAGCGTGGTTTTCCCCATTTGATTGATCAGGTTCGCACGGGGAGAGCCGAGTTTTTTGGACATGATGAGATTACCCCTTTTGACCGAGAGGAGGCTTTGCGGGGTTGGGATGTGGCTAAAGGTGCGATCGCATCAGGGTTATACTCGGTTGTGGTTTTAGATGAAATTAACCCGGTTTTAGATTTGGGTTTGCTTCCTGTCGATGAGGTAGTAAAAACTCTAAAATCTAAACCCCAGGAATTGGAAATTATTGCTACCGGACGAGCGACACCGCAACAGTTACTCGATATTGCGGATTTACACTCGGAAATGAAACCTCACCACCACCCGACAGCAGCAGCACTGTTTATTGAGGGAATTGAAATTTATACAGGTGCGGGTAAGGGTAAATCTACAAGTGCTTTGGGTAAGGCTTTACAAGCGATTGGGAGAGGAATTAATCATCCCGGTTCTACTCGTGTATTAATTATGCAGTGGTTGAAGGGTGGTAGTGGTTATACTGAAGATGCAGCCATAGCGGCTTTACAGCAGTCTTATCCAGAAGTGGTGGATCATTTACGCTGTGGTAGAGATGCGATTGTATGGCGTAATTCTCGCCAAGAATTAGACTATGTGGAAGCAGAAAGAGGTTGGGAAATTGCCAAAACTGCGATCGCATCTGGAATTTATAAAACCATCATTCTCGATGAACTCAATCCTACTGTTGATTTAGAATTACTTCCTGTTGATCCCATTGTGCAAGCTTTATTGCGTAAACCCCGCGACACAGAAGTTATCATTACCGGTCGTTGTCAAAATCAACCTGCATATTTTGATTTAGCTAGTATTCATTCTGAGGTTTATTGTCATAAACACTATGCTAATCAAGGTGTGGAATTGAAACGGGGGGTAGATTTTTAA
- the fraC gene encoding filament integrity protein FraC, producing the protein MSEELSLPRILPIGAIVFETLFLLVAIPIEGYILHLWLKFDKKTSIFYAIAMNVFSSVIGWTIFFIAEPILPINIKSELISYVFFNNFKNLATQSYLVIFGFIIFFTTFLIKFFLLKTLIVSLGEFTKSEDNTLLSQRQRLKLTNKAKLRNTNLITTTLIANSLSYGAITIILLIRTYSGGLK; encoded by the coding sequence ATGTCTGAAGAATTATCACTTCCCAGAATTTTACCCATTGGGGCAATTGTGTTTGAAACTTTGTTCTTACTAGTTGCTATTCCCATAGAAGGTTATATTCTCCATCTCTGGCTAAAATTTGACAAAAAAACCAGCATTTTTTATGCCATTGCCATGAATGTTTTTTCTAGTGTCATTGGCTGGACTATATTTTTTATAGCCGAGCCAATATTACCGATAAACATCAAGTCAGAATTAATTAGCTATGTGTTTTTTAATAACTTCAAAAATCTCGCAACTCAAAGCTATCTTGTCATCTTTGGCTTTATTATATTCTTTACTACTTTTTTAATTAAGTTTTTTTTATTAAAAACATTAATTGTGTCTTTGGGAGAATTTACTAAAAGCGAAGACAATACACTACTTTCTCAACGCCAAAGATTAAAATTAACCAACAAAGCAAAATTACGAAACACCAATTTAATTACTACTACTTTAATAGCCAATTCCCTTAGCTACGGTGCTATTACTATTATTTTATTAATTCGTACCTACTCTGGAGGATTGAAGTAA